One Vairimorpha necatrix chromosome 7, complete sequence DNA segment encodes these proteins:
- a CDS encoding short-chain dehydrogenase/reductase, whose protein sequence is MDLLNLTVGITGGNSGIGLAIVKLLLNVCKKIIIVDDSDICEQLKDIPNVKYFQSDLNNLEVGPFEVDVFIHNVGLSIGPKTAHEPSYEEMKEIIKRNFMLPSYLTININSRKHVYIASILSYIGLDRYSLYCSSKEVIRDIVKQLEDQGHDTMVVFPYKMNSSVFNEVEDFNAIDVEYMAKEVLEGIKKDKKEIVLPRKYVLVDVLERVIPRVVMNFVLDKIATYFVKKDAIEESPSVKNLPISTSD, encoded by the coding sequence ATGGATCTACTGAACCTAACTGTAGGAATTACTGGTGGCAACAGCGGAATAGGTTTGGCTATAGTCAAATTACTCTTAAACGTCTgtaaaaagataataataGTCGACGATTCAGATATATGTGAGCAGTTAAAAGACATACCCaatgtcaaatattttcaaagcGATTTGAATAATCTGGAGGTTGGACCATTTGAAGTTGATGTCTTTATTCATAACGTAGGTTTGAGCATTGGCCCAAAAACGGCACATGAACCTTCATATGAAGAAATGAAGGAAATAATTAAGCGCAATTTTATGTTGCCTTCTTATTTGAcgataaatattaatagtaGGAAACATGTCTATATTGCTTCTATCTTGTCTTATATAGGTCTTGATCGCTattctttatattgttCGAGTAAAGAAGTTATAAGAGACATTGTTAAGCAATTAGAAGATCAAGGCCATGATACGATGGTAGTATTTCCTTATAAAATGAACTCAAGTGTATTTAACGAGGTTGAGGATTTTAATGCCATAGATGTTGAATACATGGCAAAAGAAGTATTAGAaggaattaaaaaagataaaaaagagatTGTATTGCCaagaaaatatgttttGGTTGATGTTCTTGAGCGGGTTATTCCTAGAGTCGTAATGAATTTCGTTTTAGATAAAATAGCAACATATTTTGTTAAGAAAGACGCCATTGAAGAATCGCCATCTGTTAAGAATCTACCAATTAGTACTAGTGATTAA
- a CDS encoding short-chain dehydrogenase/reductase, whose product MILTNKTVCITAGNKGLGGEIVKLLLEKCKKIIIIDRSDQITFHDKIHYIQMDISKELPPVQDCDIFISNLGLSLGQKLVKDMTYEEMEKMIYVNIKLQLWFYKNYKYKKFVFINSVMSFIGLEKYSFYSASKAFIRILNQSLIREKCDTLIVYPYKINTLMFKEVKDFWTLEASKVAESVIYGIENDKKEIWLPWIFRYTEALLGFLPRFVSYWIMDLIVKSFYKKEKEN is encoded by the coding sequence ATGATTTTGACAAATAAGACTGTCTGTATAACAGCAGGGAACAAAGGCCTAGGCGGGGAAATAgtgaaattattattagaaaaatgtaaaaaaataatcataATTGACAGATCTGACCAAATAACATTTCACGATAAAATTCATTATATACAAATGGACATAAGTAAAGAACTTCCTCCTGTTCAAGACTGCGACATTTTCATTTCTAACTTGGGCCTTTCTCTGGGCCAAAAATTGGTAAAAGACATGACATACGAAGAAATGGAAAAAATGATCtatgtaaatataaaactcCAACTATGGTTCtataaaaactataaatataagaaatttgTCTTTATAAACTCAGTGATGTCTTTTATAGGCCTGGAAAAATACTCTTTCTATTCTGCTAGTAAAGCGTTCATTAGAATTCTTAACCAGAGTCTTATAAGAGAAAAATGTGACACTTTAATTGTCTACccttacaaaataaatactcTTATGTTTAAAGAAGTAAAAGATTTCTGGACTTTGGAAGCTTCCAAAGTAGCAGAAAGTGTAATTTATGGGATAGAAAACGACAAAAAAGAGATTTGGTTGCCTTGGATATTTAGATATACTGAAGCACTTCTGGGATTCCTGCCGAGATTTGTTAGCTATTGGATAATGGATTTGATagtaaaatcattttataaaaaagagaaagaaaattaa
- a CDS encoding mitochondrial import inner membrane translocase subunit TIM50, whose translation MLKDFPIISTLCLTWGISKLKNCLFPQKTNKTIKSDKPILIIDPFKTLLNYKFTWNFNILFTKRPYTEEFLFNLGYIYDIALITDNNLANRKIFNFVDPLGISTYKIFAKNLQKEIENIKKNNKVIILDNTNKQNDTNYLNIKSFNEKSREYELLDVVNFLTTLKFLNVENYSKILESYKNRDFYTSFDKIQKQVYKMRNMLNIFKYNKYEKIKEEIYKEKIKNYKKSKEEILKSI comes from the coding sequence ATGCTCAAAGATTTCCCTATAATTTCCACTCTTTGTCTCACATGGGGAATTTctaaactaaaaaattgtcTTTTTCCtcaaaaaactaataaaactataaaatcAGACAAGCCCATCCTAATAATCGACCCATTCAAGACTCttctaaattataaatttacttggaattttaatattttatttactaaAAGACCGTACACagaagaatttttattcaatttgGGATATATTTATGATATCGCACTAATTACAGATAACAATTTAgcaaatagaaaaatttttaattttgtagaTCCCTTGGGAATTTCTACGtacaaaatttttgcaaaaaatttgcaaaaagaaatagaaaatattaagaaaaacAACAAAGTTATAATACTTGACaatacaaacaaacaaaatgatacaaattatttaaatataaaatcttttaatgAGAAATCTAGAGAATATGAGCTTTTAGATGTAGTGAATTTTCTGACTacattgaaatttttaaatgttgaAAATTATAGCAAAATATTGGAgtcttataaaaatagagatttttatacttcttttgataaaatacaaaagcAGGTTTATAAAATGAGGAATATGttgaatatatttaaatataataaatatgagaagattaaagaagaaatatataaagagaagataaaaaattataaaaagagtAAAGAGGagatattaaaatcaatataa
- a CDS encoding phosphatidylinositol 3-kinase has translation MICRFINKFIKDKYRLLASSSNTKISGTYSTNIIFNDIYNTLVGDNYKSSCKNLACYNKLNISTNIIPSKFYNSKTLPLEFVIILNNVPYKYLYKPNADLSLDYFFNLVTDYIFNLLNFPYKMSKVYPKYNLIEMKDARTLNNFKDVRGFSSFISKNQNDNFLITFSISLLINYIFKIGDRNLDNMLIDEQGMFYNIDFEYVLGEDPKYFIDLVVPRIISDFLRTDLLLYEKFKEVVVFYYKILREEYKKIIEYCRDLYKRGNYKFSIFKLEKILYEKLVEGNVKNLSKEIDRSMRCYKTRITHFINNISKSI, from the coding sequence ATGATTTGtagatttataaacaaattcaTAAAGGATAAATACCGCCTACTAGCTTCCTCGTCAAATACTAAAATATCGGGTACTTACTCTactaatataatttttaatgatatttACAATACACTAGTAGGTGATAATTACAAATCAagttgtaaaaatttagcaTGTTACAATAAACTAAATATCTctacaaatataataccaagtaaattttataattctaaaaCTCTCCCTTTAGAATTCGTAATAATCCTGAATAATGTtccttataaatatttatataaaccTAACGCGGATCTATCTTTAGATTACTTTTTTAATCTAGTAACTGActatattttcaatttattaaatttcccATATAAAATGAGTAAGGTATATCcaaaatacaatttaatagAAATGAAAGATGCCAGAACATTAAACAATTTCAAGGATGTTAGAGGTTTCTCTTCtttcatttctaaaaaccagaatgataattttcttattactttttctatatctttattgataaattatatatttaaaataggTGACAGAAATCTAGACAATATGTTGATAGATGAACAAGgaatgttttataatattgatTTTGAATATGTTTTAGGAGAAGAtcctaaatattttatagatttaGTAGTACCTAGAATCATAtctgattttttaagaacAGATTTACTTTTATATGAGAAGTTTAAAGAAGTGGTAGTTTTCTATTACAAAATACTTAGAGAAGAATATAAGAAGATAATTGAGTATTGTAGAGATTTGTATAAAAGaggaaattataaatttagcatttttaagttagaaaaaattttatatgagAAATTAGTAGAAggaaatgtaaaaaatttaagtaaAGAAATTGATAGATCGATGAGATGTTATAAAACGAGGATTAcacattttattaataacaTAAGTAAGAGTATATAa
- a CDS encoding DNA repair protein RAD50 translates to MTILKKLVIKGIRSYNPNKEQTIDFQTPLTLIIGQNGTGKTTLIECLKYITTGTLPPNSKGGIKQKKTEQKILEFNVWVNKNLKEVIDFNNTVKSTLGKLNKDDLTSIFEINSSILENVIFCHQDDSMWYLSEPATIKKKFDDIFSSTRYSKSLDNLKKSKKEVSTKIKVINTELSYLIKMKDKKNEIETKLKETKKDLEEKNKNIKNMEKNTKECEEILSNLNTEHNKIIKIYNKKKEIENFKNFKEIKYSELECKELRNNLNIEEYKNKIENLQTEIENENKKIKEIEKNKEKYEKIKNFKIEKKEIKNKIEIYFKNMKNLEKWLEEQKNKFLTKLKIKEEIIKNQNFIKIFDFFFGKYEEELKKKNEVLNDLKKESDKMKWEYENNKIKLENAHIDNIDDAHIYDNINDIENIIDIDDKIKRLEKEYDESIKMTRELILNEEKIKKRDELLLKLKNKTKTQEIENIKSNTEEIKKYKQEFKKYSEIINKLNTNTTIIKNQMSKFDNKNHKEFMIYISKESTDKISEMSLKTRRCFLCDKKLEDCDKYTKKLQGYSESEQNVKIRNYIVEIIKSYNDSINEEEFKIREINNKEDIYAKKLYKENNLHKNENIKENENFIDFIDDILQNMKNIKNKLEEEMGEKEMIILDLEEENLLMKNNIKYFIELENLDIKSISCKNTEEIKNEINKFKILKQRKEKKEKFLEIKRLKKENGILEEKLKKIKEEIKIKTEKTENLRISIFNKKSEINYKIQEYEMKKEAIKEEINKLNIINNDLKIVDNNGIINYKNEIDSNIILDLKSNIDDILKEEDNIEEINFEDDEKLKERNLKNKNLLYSLKNELSEKIDLLNLVNEHLEYFKNLEKYKNIEKEISFLEENLKNKKTFKKASDDVINDYLKILDTKMSSIKTRHTEILEKKNMTKGEINQLRILVDNYTRELNTEYKDVIKDYNKKYIENKILDLTSSDIDKCINVLDKSIIDYHYNKIEEINLNLKELWGNCYKGNDIDHIKLKINENGSKNYSYKMMIVKNNVELDMRNRSSAGQKMIGNILLRMSLSKVFCCNFNVLTLDEPTTNLDKENVESLAYTLVNITKTNPNLQLIIITHDEDFLSIMCRENIQYYYRLTRNQNSDSIIKKESA, encoded by the exons ATGACAATTCTAAAGAAATTAGTTATCAAAGGTATAAGATCTTATAATCCAAATAAAGAACAAACAATAGATTTCCAAACACCACTTACTTTAATTATAGGCCAAAATGGTACTGGTAAAACTACTCTTATAGaatgtttaaaatatattacaaCTGGCACTCTTCCCCCGAATTCCAAGGGGGG TATAAAACAGAAAAAGACAGAACAAAAAATCTTAGAATTTAATGTTTgggtaaataaaaatctaaaagaagttatagattttaataatacagTAAAATCAACTTTAGGGAAACTTAATAAGGACGATTTAACTTCtatatttgaaattaatTCTAGTATTTTAGAGAATGTTATCTTTTGTCACCAAGATGATTCAATGTGGTATCTTTCAGAACCAGctacaataaaaaagaaatttgatgatattttttcatctaCGAGATATTCAAAATCTcttgataatttaaaaaaaagtaaaaaagaagtttcTACTAAAATCAAAGTAATAAATACAGAattatcatatttaataaaaatgaaagataaaaaaaatgaaatagaaacaaaattaaaagaaacaaaaaaagatttagaagaaaaaaataaaaatataaaaaatatggaaAAAAACACAAAAGAATGcgaagaaattttatcaaatttgaATACTgaacataataaaataataaaaatttataataaaaaaaaagaaatagaaaattttaaaaattttaaagaaataaaatattcagAATTGGAATGTAAAGaattaagaaataatttgaatattgaagaatataaaaataaaatagaaaatttacaaacagaaatagaaaatgaaaataaaaaaattaaagaaatagaaaaaaataaagaaaaatacgaaaagataaaaaattttaaaattgaaaaaaaagaaataaaaaataaaattgaaatttatttcaaaaatatgaaaaatctAGAAAAATGGTTAgaagaacaaaaaaataaatttttgaccaaattgaaaatcaaagaagaaataattaaaaatcaaaattttataaaaatttttgattttttcttcggaaaatatgaagaagaattaaaaaagaaaaatgaggtattaaatgatttaaaGAAGGAAAGTGATAAAATGAAATGggaatatgaaaataataaaataaaattagaaaatgCCCACATAGATAATATAGATGATGCTCATATATACGACAATATTAAtgatatagaaaatataattgacATAGAtgacaaaataaaaagactTGAAAAAGAATACGAcgaatctataaaaatgactAGAGAGTTAATTTTAAacgaagaaaaaataaagaaaagagatgaattattgttaaaattaaaaaataaaacaaaaacacaagaaatagaaaatataaaaagtaacACAGAAGAgatcaaaaaatacaaacaagaatttaaaaaatatagtgAAATTATCAACAAACTGAACACGAACAcaacaataataaaaaatcagatgagtaaatttgataataaaaatcataaggaatttatgatttatatttctaaagAAAGTACAGACAAAATAAGCGAAATGTCCTTAAAAACAAGGAGGTGTTTTTTATGCGACAAAAAGCTGGAAGATTGCGACAAATATACTAAGAAATTACAAGGGTACAGTGAAAGCGAACagaatgtaaaaataaggAATTATATagtagaaataataaaaagttatAATGATAGCATAAATGaagaagaatttaaaattagagaaataaacaacaaagaagatatttatgcaaaaaaattatataaagaaaataatctgcataaaaatgaaaatattaaagaaaatgaaaatttcaTCGATTTTATTGACGACATTTTACAAAacatgaaaaatataaaaaacaaattagaagaagaaatgggcgaaaaagaaatgataattttagatttagaagaagaaaatcttctaatgaaaaataatataaaatattttatagaattgGAAAATTTAGACATAAAATCCATTTCTTGTAAAAATAcggaagaaataaaaaatgaaataaataaattcaaaattttaaaacaaagaaaagaaaaaaaagaaaaatttctggaaataaaaaggctaaaaaaagaaaatggaattttagaagaaaaattaaagaaaattaaagaagaaataaaaataaaaacagaaaaaacAGAGAATTTAAGAATTAGCATTTTCAATAAGAAAAgtgaaattaattataaaattcaagaatatgaaatgaagaaagaagccattaaagaagaaataaataagctcaatattataaataatgatCTTAAAATTGTGGATAATAATggtataataaattataaaaatgaaatagaTTCTAATATTATACTAGATCTCAAAAGTAATATAGAtgacattttaaaagaagaagacaATATTGAAGAAATCAATTTCGAGGACGATgagaaattaaaagaaagaaatcttaaaaataagaatttacTGTATTCCTTGAAAAATGAACTATCAGAGAAAATTGaccttttaaatttagtaaatgaacatttagaatattttaagaatttggagaaatataaaaacattgaAAAAGagatttcttttttagaagaaaatttaaaaaataaaaagaccTTTAAAAAGGCGTCGGATGACGTCATTAATGATTATCTGAAGATACTCGACACGAAGATGTCGAGTATCAAAACTAGACATACAGAAATCTTAGAGAAGAAGAACATGACGAAAGGAGAAATAAATCAATTAAGAATCTTAGTAGACAATTACACTAGAGAATTAAACACAGAATATAAAGATGTTATAAAGGActataataagaaatatatagagaataaaatattagacTTGACTAGTAGTGACATAGACAAATGTATAAATGTCTTAGACAAGAGTATTATTGATTATCATTACAACAAgatagaagaaataaatctaaatcTTAAGGAATTATGGGGAAATTGTTATAAAGGCAATGATATTGaccatataaaattaaagataaatgAAAATGGTAGTAAAAATTACAGTTATAAAATGATGATAGTGAAAAATAATGTGGAACTCGACATGAGAAACAGAAGCAGCGCGGGGCAGAAGATGATCGGGAATATTTTACTAAGAATGTCGCTTAGTAAAGTTTTCTGCTGTAATTTTAATGTCTTGACCCTCGACGAGCCGACCACAAATTTagataaagaaaatgtaGAGAGCCTGGCGTACACACTGGTGAACATAACAAAGACAAATCCCAATTtacaattaataataataacaCATGATGAAGATTTCTTAAGTATAATGTGTAGGgaaaatatacaatattattatagGCTTACGAGGAATCAAAATAGTGACAGcatcataaaaaaagagagTGCGTAA
- a CDS encoding uracil-DNA glycosylase — protein MVFTILSSFKKQHKDYDRCKLSEFTLSCDICSLENLINEKWKLILADEFDKSYFNKIKFFLHGKSIYPKISSIFAFTNHFPLEDTKVVILGQDPYHNLNQATGLAFSVPSHLKIPPSLRNIYKELQNDIPDFKIPLHGNLESWARQGVLLLNDILTVEHNKPGSHSKIGWKEFTGAILEKINKMCENVVFILWGNYAKLKSKNIDHERHLVLMAAHPSPFSVTKFYGCKHFSRTNEYLIKCGKTPINWNIE, from the coding sequence ATGGTTTTCACAATTTTGTCTtcctttaaaaaacaacataAAGATTATGACAGATGTAAATTGTCTGAATTTACTTTGTCCTGTGACATTTGTTCtctagaaaatttaataaacgAAAAATGGAAATTAATTCTAGCAGATGAATTTGATAAATCGtatttcaataaaatcaaattttttctacatGGAAAATCCATTTATCCTAAAATTAGTTCTATTTTCGCTTTTACAAATCATTTCCCTTTAGAAGACACTAAAGTCGTTATTTTAGGGCAAGATCCATATCACAATTTAAATCAAGCCACTGGACTGGCCTTCTCAGTCCCAtcacatttaaaaataccaCCAAGTTTacgaaatatttataaagaattacAAAATGACATACCTGATTTTAAGATTCCGTTACATGGGAATTTAGAGTCTTGGGCGAGACAGGGTGTTTTGCTCTTAAATGACATTTTGACAGTAGAACATAATAAGCCTGGATCACATAGTAAAATAGGATGGAAAGAGTTTACTGGTGCGATACTTGAGAAGATAAACAAGATGTGCGAAAATGTAGTGTTTATACTTTGGGGAAATTACgccaaattaaaaagtaaaaatattgaccATGAGAGACATTTAGTTTTAATGGCCGCACACCCCAGTCCTTTTAGTGTTACGAAGTTTTATGGGTGTAAACATTTTTCAAGGACTAATGAATATTTAATCAAATGCGGGAAGACACCAATAAATTGGAATATAGAATAA
- a CDS encoding ADP,ATP carrier protein, with protein sequence MIKIRRPRDIKLVLSLIFFVACLGNTLLEFYTDIAIITKQIPSSLYFIKLFLSLPIILITMGLIQKSLYFYKFGTIINFIILFFSLSFLSLSIIYLKYEKSIQKGSLWAVDIFCDGKMKTRGLVGLIPFLYIYSEWVSTLSYLISDLFSSVMIGFAIYTLANYCCTEKDMKDIVPYFSSITAFSMLISVVSIVLKSKYVDESTNSRSFNHNSLFYFVLFFLCTVIYLLKTVLPVNEKEVNSKQEIKTDKQSHGILDLLKSKFLRNMCTAALIYAINAGYIDMTFKNALAAGSKMTNMPPKDYSQKFILTSIITISTVSLIYNFLIRGKFDANGIFFSSMVSPISAIFFSLVISFLALYNLNCPVRYTKINLENWFGAIGYAFSKITKYVLFDMAKEMLSMRISVEYRYKYKSIYDGICLKLGKSIVSFYCTILTFLGFSDIRRVSHFTLLFLMAGNFLWIKSVYYLNEKYKKSIDQNTEIDVEN encoded by the coding sequence atgataaaaattaggAGACCAAgagatataaaattagttttatctttaattttttttgttgctTGTCTTGGCAATACTTTGCTGGAGTTCTATACAGATATCGCTATTATTACAAAACAGATCCCATCGTCgctttattttataaaattgtttctttCTCTACCTATAATTCTAATTACTATGGGTCTCATTCAGAAATCgctatatttttacaaattcgggactattattaattttataattttatttttttcgttATCTTTTTTGAGTCTatcaataatttatttaaaatatgaaaaatcgATACAAAAGGGATCTTTGTGGGCAGTCGACATTTTTTGCGACGGTAAAATGAAGACAAGGGGTCTTGTAGGTCTTAttccttttttatacatttattCTGAATGGGTAAGTACattatcatatttaatttcagATTTATTTAGTTCAGTTATGATTGGTTTCGCTATTTACACTCTTGCCAATTATTGTTGTACAGAAAAAGATATGAAAGATATAGTCCCATATTTCTCATCTATTACAGCATTTTCGATGTTAATATCAGTAGTTTCAATTGtactaaaaagtaaatatgTGGATGAATCAACAAATTCTCGAAGTTTCAATCATAACagtcttttttatttcgtattattttttctttgtaccgttatttatttattaaaaacggTATTGCCGGTAAATGAAAAAGAGGTTAATTCTAAACAGGAAATTAAAACGGACAAACAGAGCCATGgaattttagatttattaaaatctaaatttttgaGAAATATGTGCACAGCTGCACTAATTTACGCGATTAATGCCGGCTACATTGACAtgacatttaaaaatgccTTGGCTGCGGGTAGTAAAATGACGAACATGCCTCCCAAAGATTATTcgcaaaaatttatattaactTCAATAATAACAATAAGTACTGTCTCattgatttataattttttaataagagGAAAATTTGATGCAAATGGAATATTCTTCTCATCTATGGTTTCTCCTATCTCCGctatctttttttctttagtaatttcatttttagctttatataatttaaattgtcCAGTTAGGTACACAAAGattaatttagaaaattggTTCGGAGCTATCGGATACGCATTTTCAAAGATTACtaaatatgttttgttTGATATGGCCAAAGAAATGCTATCAATGAGGATTTCTGTCGAGtatagatataaatataaaagtataTATGACGGTATATGCCTAAAATTGGGGAAATCTATTGTCTCGTTTTATTGTACTATTCTAACATTCTTGGGATTTAGTGATATAAGACGTGTCTCGCATTTTACgctattatttttgatggCTGGTAATTTTCTTTGGATTAAGAGTGTTTATTATcttaatgaaaaatataaaaaatccaTAGATCAAAATACGGAGATCGACGTAGAAAACTAA
- a CDS encoding hydroxymethylglutaryl-coA synthase: MTEQISVGIVGIEYQLPCYKIDEAEIAPKIGWELNKIKIGLGMHEFGVVGHKEDVVSLALSAVDNLLVKYNVDPKDVGKIEVGTESHFDSAKSIKTYLLQLFNDNVSIAGCDTTNACYGGTNALLNCLAWMESSFCKHKYAIVVCTDISMYDSKPAVPTSGAGAVAMLIGRDPVYKVLPKTLFTYSTNEKDFLKHKSRYFPYIEGKESVEVYKKAFSNVYNEFISEFSPDYFNYMAFHSPFPKMVVKVCNEFNIPLEKVEDSLLASRHNGNTYTASLYFSLISLIASNKVKMNDVVCLFSFGSGCVGSIYCIQKVKEGCEIEDLRERLDSRKLINYEKYEEILENMQNYAIKDEEEDIKGYSIVKEENYFRTYIKK; this comes from the coding sequence ATGACGGAACAAATTTCTGTAGGTATCGTAGGTATTGAATATCAACTGCCatgttataaaattgatgaAGCCGAAATAGCTCCAAAAATAGGCTGGGAACTAAACAAGATTAAAATTGGCTTAGGCATGCACGAATTTGGCGTAGTGGGACATAAAGAAGACGTAGTAAGTCTCGCCTTATCAGCAGTAGATAATTTACTAGTAAAATACAATGTGGACCCAAAAGACGTAGGGAAAATTGAAGTAGGAACAGAAAGCCATTTTGATAGTGCgaaatctataaaaacttatttgttacaattatttaatgACAATGTGTCTATAGCCGGGTGTGACACTACGAATGCGTGCTATGGCGGAACCAATGCACTTTTAAATTGTCTGGCTTGGATGGAGTCATCATTTTGCAAGCATAAATACGCAATTGTAGTTTGTACTGATATTTCAATGTACGACTCAAAACCAGCAGTCCCGACTTCGGGCGCCGGAGCAGTGGCAATGTTAATAGGAAGAGATCCTGTCTATAAAGTATTGCCTAAAACACTGTTCACTTACAGTACTAACGAAAAAGATTTTCTTAAGCATAAATCAAGATATTTTCCTTACATCGAAGGTAAAGAGTCTGTTgaagtttataaaaaagcttTCTCGAATGTTTATAACGAATTTATTTCGGAATTCTCTCCTGACTATTTTAATTACATGGCATTTCATTCTCCTTTCCCGAAAATGGTAGTAAAAGTATgtaatgaatttaatatacCTCTGGAAAAAGTAGAAGATTCACTACTTGCATCAAGACATAATGGAAATACGTACACCGCCTCTTTATACTTTAGCTTAATTTCTCTTATCGCTTCAAATAAGGTAAAAATGAATGACGTCGTGTGTCTTTTTAGTTTTGGTTCGGGATGCGTGGGATCAATTTACTGTATTCAGAAAGTAAAGGAAGGTTGCGAAATTGAAGATCTGAGAGAAAGACTTGATTCAAGAAAACTCATAAACTAcgaaaaatatgaagaaaTTTTGGAAAATATGCAAAACTATGCTATTAAAGATGAAGAAGAGGATATAAAAGGATACTCAATTGTCAAggaagaaaattattttaggacttatattaaaaaataa